Genomic DNA from Alkalihalobacterium alkalinitrilicum:
GGGTAAATGGGCGAGAACTGAAATCGTACGAAATGAATGGTACGAATGTAGCTCAATTATTAGGGAAAATTCATCGTTCAAGTGAATTGTTAGATATGTTCAAACGTATTGGTAATTCGCCATTAACTCCAAACATCATAATAGAAAATCTGCAAAAGAAATTATCTTCTCTTCAGTCATATGATGAGGTATTAGAGCATGGTTTGATTTATTTATTTAAGAAAAAAGATAAAGTGGACCACCCTAAATTCGTCGTATGTCATAACGATGTGAACCATAATAATTGGATACTAAGTGAAAGTGGAGAGTTATATTTAATTGATTGGGACGGAGCAACAGTTGCAGACCCAGCCCTCGACTTAGGTTTGTTATTGTATTTGTATATTCCAGAACTACAATGGGACAGTTGGCTCAATCAGTACGGCATTACGCTATCCAATGATTTGCAATTACGAATGCATTGGTA
This window encodes:
- a CDS encoding phosphotransferase family protein, whose translation is MGIFLGDDWHVTPAGGATGEAYIAQQGDQKLFLKRNSSPFLAVLSAEGIVPKLLWTKRLESGDVITAQRWVNGRELKSYEMNGTNVAQLLGKIHRSSELLDMFKRIGNSPLTPNIIIENLQKKLSSLQSYDEVLEHGLIYLFKKKDKVDHPKFVVCHNDVNHNNWILSESGELYLIDWDGATVADPALDLGLLLYLYIPELQWDSWLNQYGITLSNDLQLRMHWYVVSQTIFIILWHMQRNEQNEVDRWVKYLVELLKDNTL